The Geothrix sp. genome has a window encoding:
- a CDS encoding bifunctional UDP-sugar hydrolase/5'-nucleotidase — protein MKHWFWILLIALGVQAQEARIQILGTTDLHGRVMAEETFSLQPANLGWAKIASLIRRQRALNPNTVLVDCGDTIQGEPLNYVRNVLRRDLPEPSMAIMNALGYSAMAVGNHEYDFGLEALREIEKQAGFSFLSANTVDAKGKRPFPAQVLLTVAGVRLALVGFTTPRIPAMTEPANYAGLRFQDIVASARELVPRLREKEKVDVVVALVHSGLGAVDGREGDENAALRLADQVPGIDAILTGHTHQAVQIEHKGIPILQAMSQGRALAVVDLNLRMEKGRWRVVATSGRLLRPEADAPVDAEVLSLTAPLRAATDRYLDTAATNLLVDLDTRWSRMEDTPVMQLLHQVQRQATGAQLSAAAVPGTRLFIPKGPTSVRQFYALLPYENQVARIRITGAQLKAYLEHAARHYTYSWEPELYDRDVPFYNFDTVDGVTYALDLGKPVGSRVVNLGFQGQPVKPTQTFTLALSTYRLRGGGGYMAAIGFTGTPELVTAASQRNLLLEHVLARPSLSPAATNAWRTIPYLDRERVLNLAR, from the coding sequence ATGAAGCATTGGTTCTGGATCCTGTTGATCGCCCTGGGCGTCCAGGCCCAAGAGGCCCGGATTCAGATTCTTGGCACCACGGACCTGCATGGTCGCGTGATGGCCGAAGAGACTTTCAGCCTCCAGCCCGCGAACCTGGGCTGGGCGAAGATCGCCTCCCTGATCCGCCGCCAGCGGGCCCTGAACCCGAACACGGTGCTGGTGGACTGCGGGGACACCATCCAGGGCGAACCCCTGAACTATGTGCGCAATGTGCTCCGCCGCGACCTGCCCGAGCCCAGCATGGCCATCATGAACGCCCTGGGCTACTCGGCCATGGCCGTGGGCAACCACGAATACGACTTCGGCTTGGAGGCGCTCCGGGAGATCGAGAAGCAGGCCGGTTTTTCCTTCCTGTCCGCCAACACCGTGGATGCCAAGGGCAAGCGGCCCTTTCCGGCCCAGGTCCTGCTGACGGTGGCGGGGGTGCGGCTGGCCCTGGTGGGCTTCACCACCCCCAGGATCCCGGCCATGACGGAACCGGCCAACTATGCGGGCCTGCGCTTCCAGGACATCGTGGCCTCCGCCCGGGAGCTGGTACCCCGGCTCCGCGAGAAGGAGAAGGTGGATGTGGTGGTGGCCCTGGTCCACTCGGGCCTGGGGGCCGTGGATGGACGCGAGGGCGATGAGAACGCAGCCCTCCGGCTCGCGGACCAGGTGCCGGGGATCGACGCCATCCTGACGGGCCACACCCACCAGGCGGTCCAGATCGAGCACAAGGGCATCCCCATCCTCCAGGCCATGTCCCAGGGCCGCGCCCTGGCGGTGGTGGACCTGAACCTCCGGATGGAGAAGGGCCGCTGGCGCGTGGTCGCCACCTCAGGCCGGCTCCTCCGGCCCGAGGCGGACGCCCCGGTGGATGCGGAGGTGCTGAGCCTGACCGCGCCCCTGCGCGCCGCCACGGATCGCTACCTGGATACGGCCGCGACCAACCTGCTGGTGGATCTCGACACCCGCTGGTCCCGCATGGAGGACACCCCGGTCATGCAGCTTCTCCACCAGGTCCAGCGGCAGGCCACGGGAGCCCAGCTGTCGGCCGCCGCGGTTCCTGGGACCCGGCTGTTCATTCCCAAGGGGCCCACAAGCGTGCGGCAGTTCTACGCGCTGCTGCCCTACGAAAACCAGGTGGCGCGCATCCGCATCACCGGGGCCCAGCTCAAGGCCTACCTGGAGCACGCCGCCCGGCACTACACCTACAGTTGGGAACCGGAGCTCTACGATCGCGATGTCCCGTTCTACAACTTCGACACGGTGGACGGCGTGACCTATGCGCTGGACCTGGGCAAGCCCGTGGGCAGCCGGGTCGTGAACCTCGGCTTCCAGGGGCAGCCGGTGAAGCCCACTCAGACCTTCACCCTCGCGCTCAGCACCTACCGGCTGCGCGGCGGGGGCGGCTACATGGCGGCCATCGGCTTCACCGGGACGCCCGAGCTCGTGACGGCGGCCTCCCAGCGCAACCTGCTGCTGGAGCATGTCCTGGCCCGCCCCAGCCTCAGTCCCGCGGCCACGAACGCCTGGCGCACCATCCCCTACCTGGACCGCGAGCGGGTGCTGAACCTGGCGCGTTGA
- a CDS encoding ThiF family adenylyltransferase — translation MSNDRYAKQRIFLGREADEALRTKRVAVLGLGALGSVIAPWLARAGVGHLTLIDRDLVEASNLQRQLLYGEADLGRPKAEVAAERLAEANSTLELNPVVADLTSGNARELLSGFDLVCDGTDNFEARFLINDVALLTGTPWIYAGAIGGEGVVWPLNPPHTPCLRCLIEEPPAGGDVDTCDSAGVLGPAVGVIASWAALEALKVLTGRAPHADLVRFDFWHDERQFLKPPKTRCRFCTNKITEFLDARWSLKASALCGLEGVQIRVNPPGKLDLATLKARLETRTRSPWKQAGMMLKGQDGADEITLFADGRALVHGPMTPERARSWYTEVVGC, via the coding sequence ATGTCCAACGACCGGTATGCCAAGCAACGCATCTTTCTCGGCCGCGAGGCGGATGAGGCCCTGCGCACCAAGCGCGTGGCCGTCCTGGGCCTCGGAGCCCTCGGCTCGGTCATCGCGCCCTGGTTGGCCCGGGCCGGCGTGGGCCACCTCACGCTCATCGACCGCGACCTGGTGGAGGCCTCGAACCTTCAGCGGCAGTTGCTCTACGGGGAAGCCGACCTGGGCCGGCCCAAGGCCGAGGTGGCGGCGGAACGCCTGGCGGAGGCCAATTCCACCCTCGAGCTGAACCCCGTCGTGGCCGACCTGACCAGCGGCAACGCCCGGGAACTGCTCTCAGGCTTCGATCTCGTCTGCGACGGCACCGACAACTTTGAGGCCCGCTTCCTCATCAACGATGTGGCCCTTCTCACGGGCACGCCCTGGATCTACGCCGGCGCCATCGGCGGCGAAGGGGTCGTCTGGCCCCTGAACCCGCCGCACACGCCCTGCCTGCGCTGCCTGATCGAGGAGCCCCCCGCGGGTGGCGATGTGGACACCTGCGACAGCGCCGGCGTGCTGGGCCCCGCCGTGGGCGTCATCGCCAGCTGGGCGGCCCTGGAAGCCCTCAAAGTGCTCACCGGCAGGGCACCTCACGCCGACCTGGTCCGCTTCGATTTTTGGCACGACGAACGCCAGTTCCTGAAGCCGCCGAAAACCCGCTGCCGCTTCTGCACGAACAAGATCACGGAATTCCTGGATGCCCGCTGGAGCCTGAAGGCCAGCGCCCTCTGCGGGCTGGAGGGGGTGCAGATCCGCGTGAATCCGCCCGGGAAGCTGGATCTGGCCACCCTGAAGGCCCGCCTCGAAACCCGCACCCGCAGTCCCTGGAAACAGGCCGGGATGATGCTCAAGGGTCAGGACGGTGCCGACGAGATCACCCTCTTCGCCGACGGCCGCGCCCTCGTCCACGGCCCCATGACCCCCGAGCGGGCGCGGAGCTGGTACACCGAGGTCGTGGGATGCTGA
- a CDS encoding non-canonical purine NTP pyrophosphatase: MISSPLKVVLASRNAGKLREFSELLPEVHFVPWPANAPELPETGAFFQDNALQKAEGALAWWLEHGTESVDGVLADDSGLCVEALWGGPGVLSARFAPDLPAYPDKNRRLLAMLPEGADRTARFVCVLAFAPMPGRAHGGPFTVSGAVEGELAYAHRGDGGFGYDPIFIPDGHDRTFGELPAEVKHTLSHRARACAALLERLGVNR, from the coding sequence ATGATCTCGTCTCCCCTCAAGGTCGTTCTCGCCTCCCGCAACGCCGGCAAGCTGCGCGAATTCTCGGAGCTTCTCCCGGAGGTCCACTTCGTGCCGTGGCCCGCGAACGCGCCGGAGCTCCCCGAAACGGGGGCCTTCTTCCAGGACAACGCACTGCAGAAGGCGGAGGGCGCGCTCGCCTGGTGGCTGGAACACGGCACGGAATCCGTGGACGGCGTGCTGGCGGATGATTCCGGTCTCTGCGTGGAGGCCCTCTGGGGCGGGCCCGGCGTACTCAGCGCCCGCTTCGCGCCGGACCTGCCCGCCTACCCCGACAAGAACCGCCGCCTCCTGGCCATGCTGCCCGAAGGGGCCGATCGCACGGCGCGGTTCGTGTGTGTCCTGGCCTTCGCGCCCATGCCCGGGCGGGCGCACGGCGGGCCCTTCACCGTCAGCGGCGCCGTGGAAGGTGAGCTTGCCTACGCCCACCGCGGCGACGGCGGCTTCGGCTACGACCCCATCTTCATTCCCGATGGCCATGACCGCACCTTCGGCGAGCTGCCCGCCGAGGTCAAGCACACGCTCAGCCACCGGGCGCGGGCCTGCGCGGCGCTGCTCGAGCGGCTGGGAGTGAACCGGTAG
- a CDS encoding DMT family transporter: protein MTWKREPRTWTAIAGVLLLWASAFAGIRAGLRLTPAGAPGPDGYGPGELALLRFGTASTVLALYALATRMRLPARADLPRIGLAGFLGISVYHVALNFGEVTVQAGAASLLISAAPVFTALLSALFLHERLTRIGWGGILLAFAGVSLIALSGGKGLRFTPGALLILLSAAVAAVFSILSKQDLRRYAAIEFTSYAIWAGTLPMLVFLPGLVRQAPQAAPAATLAVVYLGIFPAAIAYVLWNYALARMPAGLLSSFLYLSPVIASLIAWVWLREVPTPLTVLGGGIAIAGVIVVQTRGHARG from the coding sequence ATGACTTGGAAGCGCGAACCTCGGACCTGGACCGCCATCGCGGGCGTACTGCTGCTCTGGGCCTCGGCCTTTGCGGGCATTCGCGCGGGCCTGCGGCTGACTCCGGCGGGGGCCCCCGGCCCCGATGGCTATGGCCCCGGGGAGTTGGCGCTGCTGCGGTTCGGCACGGCTTCCACCGTCCTGGCCCTGTACGCCCTGGCCACGCGGATGCGGCTGCCGGCGCGTGCCGACCTTCCGCGGATCGGCCTCGCGGGATTTCTGGGCATCAGCGTCTACCATGTGGCCCTGAACTTCGGCGAGGTGACGGTCCAGGCCGGGGCCGCCTCGCTGCTCATCTCCGCAGCGCCCGTGTTCACGGCGCTGCTGTCGGCGCTGTTCCTGCACGAGCGCCTCACGCGGATCGGATGGGGTGGCATCCTGCTGGCCTTCGCCGGTGTGTCGCTCATCGCCCTGAGCGGCGGCAAGGGGCTGCGGTTCACGCCCGGCGCTCTGCTCATCCTGCTCTCCGCCGCCGTCGCGGCCGTGTTCTCCATCCTGTCGAAGCAGGATCTCCGGCGCTATGCGGCCATCGAGTTCACCAGCTACGCCATCTGGGCCGGCACGCTGCCCATGCTGGTCTTCCTGCCCGGGCTCGTCCGGCAAGCCCCCCAGGCCGCACCGGCCGCCACGCTGGCCGTGGTCTACCTGGGCATCTTCCCCGCCGCCATCGCCTATGTCCTGTGGAACTACGCCCTGGCCCGGATGCCCGCCGGACTGCTCTCGAGCTTTCTCTACCTTTCGCCCGTGATCGCCAGCCTCATCGCCTGGGTGTGGCTCCGGGAAGTCCCCACCCCGCTCACGGTCCTCGGGGGCGGCATCGCCATCGCCGGCGTCATCGTCGTGCAGACCCGGGGCCACGCCCGCGGATAA
- a CDS encoding cupin domain-containing protein, which translates to MIRRRSELVEETKAGIRGGLGSGRGVEFLKAGEMAGVLSVGRTTLEPGATIGEHAHPNTEDLYLILEGRGTGILDGERFPVVEGDLFLVKAGGTHGLINDSEAPLTFLGLLTRKDETA; encoded by the coding sequence ATGATCCGGAGGCGATCCGAGCTGGTGGAGGAAACCAAGGCCGGCATCCGCGGCGGCCTGGGTTCGGGCCGGGGCGTTGAATTCCTGAAAGCCGGCGAAATGGCGGGCGTGCTCAGCGTCGGCCGCACCACCCTGGAACCCGGCGCCACCATCGGGGAGCACGCCCATCCCAACACGGAGGACCTCTACCTGATCCTGGAGGGGCGGGGCACGGGAATCCTCGATGGGGAGCGCTTTCCCGTGGTGGAGGGCGACCTGTTCCTGGTCAAGGCGGGGGGCACCCACGGCCTGATCAACGATTCGGAGGCCCCCCTCACCTTCCTGGGGCTGCTCACGCGGAAGGACGAGACCGCCTAG
- a CDS encoding sugar diacid recognition domain-containing protein has translation MDAVIADRIVNFIFAETGLYTIVCDDRGIIVAAKVASRVGNPHAGAQRMLAEKLPQITITAEEEERSGGLVKMGTTLPIIYKGDWIGTFGISGDLGNTAPIAKIAAGIIGKELQEAENNAHLVEQASQLERSIAVIAGSVEKLLASQGELTETMRRVVTLLETSSRDVEGTGNMISTIQAMADQTNLLGLNAAIEAAHAGEHGRGFTIVAEAVRKLADQSSSSADDIQASHGRLHESMAQVIAFSEQSMLAAQDQGRATEAINAMVSELKQIGEGLLARATH, from the coding sequence ATGGATGCCGTCATCGCCGACAGGATCGTCAATTTCATCTTTGCCGAGACGGGGCTGTACACCATCGTGTGCGATGACAGGGGGATCATCGTGGCGGCCAAGGTCGCCTCCAGGGTGGGGAATCCCCATGCCGGTGCCCAGCGGATGCTGGCGGAGAAGCTCCCGCAGATCACCATCACGGCCGAGGAAGAGGAGCGTTCCGGTGGCCTGGTCAAGATGGGCACCACCCTGCCCATCATCTACAAGGGCGACTGGATCGGCACCTTCGGCATCAGCGGGGATCTGGGCAACACCGCCCCCATCGCGAAGATCGCCGCCGGCATCATCGGGAAGGAGTTGCAGGAGGCGGAGAACAACGCCCACCTGGTGGAGCAGGCCTCGCAGCTGGAGCGATCCATCGCGGTCATCGCCGGCTCCGTGGAGAAGCTCCTGGCTTCCCAGGGAGAACTCACCGAAACCATGCGGCGCGTCGTGACCCTCCTCGAGACCTCCTCGAGGGATGTGGAGGGTACCGGCAACATGATCTCGACCATCCAGGCCATGGCCGACCAGACGAACCTGCTGGGGCTGAACGCGGCCATTGAGGCCGCCCACGCCGGAGAGCACGGCCGGGGCTTCACCATCGTGGCCGAAGCGGTGCGGAAGCTCGCCGATCAGAGCAGCAGCTCCGCGGACGACATCCAGGCCTCCCACGGCCGTTTGCACGAATCCATGGCCCAGGTCATCGCCTTCTCCGAGCAGTCCATGCTCGCGGCCCAGGACCAGGGCCGGGCCACCGAGGCCATCAACGCCATGGTGTCGGAGCTCAAGCAGATCGGGGAGGGGCTGCTCGCCAGGGCCACCCACTAG
- a CDS encoding peptidoglycan DD-metalloendopeptidase family protein yields MSLVPSLARRPAALLLTVLSGGLLGAKAPALPFRPSPVPGGVAVVALPGKASPRVTYHGEPVLVRRSGQGWVAVVGIRLSAKPGVDHVEVEGREVPFTIKPKRYPEQRVQLKDPRKVTPNAEDEARIAREQALIEPAWKAHPEGSIPSLAFQRPVPGALTASFGMRRIFNGIPRSPHAGLDIRAPQGQPVRAPAAGTVVLTGDFFFSGNAVFIAHGEGVVSLLCHLSKITVTQGQTVKAGDLVGEVGMTGRASGPHLHWSLSLNDARVDPRLFL; encoded by the coding sequence ATGTCTCTTGTTCCTTCCTTGGCCCGGCGCCCCGCGGCCCTGCTCCTCACCGTCCTGTCCGGAGGCCTTCTCGGCGCGAAGGCCCCGGCCCTTCCGTTCCGCCCCTCTCCCGTTCCCGGCGGCGTGGCGGTGGTCGCGCTCCCGGGAAAGGCCTCGCCCCGGGTGACCTACCACGGCGAGCCGGTGCTGGTGCGGCGGAGCGGCCAGGGGTGGGTGGCGGTGGTGGGGATCCGGCTGAGCGCGAAGCCCGGGGTGGACCATGTCGAGGTGGAGGGCCGCGAGGTGCCGTTCACCATCAAGCCCAAGCGCTATCCCGAGCAGCGGGTCCAGCTGAAGGATCCACGCAAGGTGACGCCCAATGCCGAGGACGAGGCCCGGATTGCCCGGGAGCAGGCCCTCATCGAACCGGCCTGGAAAGCCCATCCAGAAGGCTCCATCCCCTCCCTGGCGTTCCAGCGCCCCGTGCCCGGTGCGCTGACGGCCTCCTTCGGCATGCGCCGGATCTTCAACGGCATTCCCCGTTCGCCCCATGCGGGGCTCGACATCCGGGCGCCCCAGGGGCAGCCTGTGCGGGCGCCCGCGGCCGGCACCGTCGTGCTGACGGGCGACTTCTTCTTCAGCGGCAACGCGGTATTCATCGCCCACGGCGAAGGCGTGGTCAGCCTGCTCTGCCACTTGTCCAAGATCACCGTGACACAGGGCCAGACCGTGAAGGCCGGGGACCTGGTGGGCGAGGTGGGGATGACGGGGCGGGCCTCGGGCCCCCATCTGCACTGGTCCCTCAGCCTCAACGACGCCCGGGTCGACCCGCGGCTCTTCCTGTAG
- the mtnP gene encoding S-methyl-5'-thioadenosine phosphorylase, translating into MNAPIGIIGGSGLYRMEGLALDRAELVDTPFGAPSGPVHLGTLDGAPVAFLARHGEGHRFTPSEVNYRANLWALKFLGVERLISVSAVGSLQARHRPGDLRLVGQFIDKTKHRKDTFFGEGLVAHVSFAEPTCGHVSKALMTAGRELALPLEEDALYVCMEGPAFSTRAESRLHQSWGADLIGMTQVTEARLAREAELCYACIALVTDYDAWREEEEGVDAASVLEVMHANVDKAQRLLRATVPGLAAAPRACACGEALKAALYTAPEQVSGDALQRLGLLVAKYGYGTP; encoded by the coding sequence ATGAACGCACCCATCGGCATCATCGGCGGCAGTGGTCTCTACCGGATGGAGGGCCTGGCCCTGGACCGGGCGGAGCTGGTGGATACCCCCTTCGGCGCGCCCTCCGGGCCCGTGCATCTCGGTACGCTGGATGGCGCCCCGGTGGCCTTTCTGGCCCGCCACGGCGAAGGCCACCGCTTCACGCCCAGCGAGGTCAACTACCGCGCCAACCTCTGGGCCCTGAAGTTCCTGGGCGTGGAGCGCCTGATCTCCGTGTCCGCCGTGGGCAGCCTCCAGGCCCGCCACCGGCCCGGCGACCTGCGGCTGGTGGGCCAGTTCATCGACAAGACCAAGCACCGGAAGGACACCTTCTTCGGGGAGGGCCTGGTGGCTCATGTGAGCTTCGCGGAACCCACCTGCGGCCATGTCTCGAAGGCGCTCATGACCGCTGGTCGGGAGCTGGCCCTGCCCCTGGAGGAGGATGCGCTGTATGTCTGCATGGAGGGGCCGGCCTTCTCCACCCGCGCGGAAAGCCGCCTGCATCAGAGCTGGGGTGCCGACCTCATCGGCATGACCCAGGTGACCGAGGCGCGCCTGGCCCGTGAGGCTGAGCTCTGCTACGCCTGCATCGCCCTGGTGACAGACTATGATGCCTGGCGCGAGGAGGAAGAGGGCGTGGACGCGGCCTCCGTGCTGGAAGTCATGCACGCCAATGTGGACAAGGCCCAGCGCCTGCTCCGCGCCACCGTGCCCGGCCTCGCCGCCGCCCCGCGCGCCTGTGCCTGCGGGGAAGCCCTGAAGGCCGCGCTCTACACCGCGCCGGAACAGGTGTCCGGCGACGCCTTGCAGCGGTTGGGTCTGCTGGTGGCCAAGTACGGCTACGGGACGCCCTGA
- a CDS encoding TonB-dependent receptor, translating to MGSARVLFSLAAMSALFPAAARAGLAEADRKPAEATVTVSAEAQPVEVTRTPAPVRILEAEELARLGSRTLAELLEILQPGAVMTTGGPGNQGSAFLNGTLSRNVVVLLDGLRVNDPTATSPDLGALSLVGIARVELVLGPASVLYGSDAIGGVIALTSLGRGASGFHGQAGLKVGTDGQLGGSAQVQMAGDRGWIAAGAEAQKQESSFPNDAFRQAGGFLRLGTKLQTGLGAMELTGFYRNGGQTASVPFTTAGYPAARSYEPGRETRARQESWGASLRWNLAPTLLLENTLQVLSGSTGDPSGPLRQQTDRDFRRVEDQLTLHWTPSSAFRLSGRLEGREDTSHAKNYYDPSTYAAVRYRGEGRDLAGALESRWTIVEGLDWVAGLRRDAGHRDLTRYDSLLRSRAGSAEAGTWRTGLNWTLAPELRLYASAGQGFRMPSTTEFALNAQAENQDGRTYPILPERSRTFQVGATGQLAGHWEYRLEAQRTRISDLLAYVYDTSFAWPALFTSHYANQGAIRAQSLEGALGWRGGTEVACGWDLILRSQETRDLDHNTGTDRFGQQNTAILRHPFFTAAISAFAQSKRWRASFRLDRVGPRYDLNDTTYQVISTGKAFRDLSLGLAHEPVKNLTLALRGEHLLQKKQTAQDWLSGRYDQEGDAALVYGFPAPGPRWTLVATWRW from the coding sequence ATGGGTTCTGCCCGAGTTCTCTTCTCCCTGGCGGCGATGTCCGCTCTTTTCCCCGCGGCAGCCCGCGCCGGCCTTGCCGAGGCCGACCGGAAGCCGGCAGAAGCGACGGTCACCGTCAGCGCCGAGGCCCAGCCCGTGGAGGTCACCCGCACCCCGGCCCCCGTGCGCATCCTGGAGGCCGAGGAGCTGGCCCGCCTGGGCAGCCGCACGCTGGCCGAGCTGCTGGAGATCCTCCAGCCCGGCGCCGTGATGACCACCGGCGGCCCCGGCAATCAGGGCTCCGCCTTTCTCAACGGCACCCTCAGCCGGAATGTGGTCGTGCTGCTGGACGGCCTGCGGGTGAACGACCCCACGGCCACCAGTCCCGACCTGGGCGCCCTCAGCCTGGTGGGCATCGCCCGCGTGGAGCTGGTGCTGGGGCCCGCCTCCGTGCTCTACGGCAGCGATGCCATCGGCGGCGTCATCGCCCTGACCAGCCTGGGCCGCGGCGCCAGCGGCTTCCACGGCCAGGCAGGCCTGAAAGTCGGCACGGATGGACAGCTGGGCGGTTCCGCCCAGGTTCAAATGGCCGGTGACCGGGGCTGGATCGCCGCCGGTGCCGAGGCCCAGAAGCAGGAAAGCAGCTTCCCGAACGATGCCTTCCGTCAGGCGGGCGGCTTCCTGCGCCTGGGGACGAAGCTCCAGACAGGCCTCGGCGCGATGGAGCTCACGGGCTTCTATCGCAACGGCGGGCAGACCGCTTCTGTGCCCTTCACCACCGCGGGCTATCCCGCCGCGCGCAGCTACGAGCCGGGCCGCGAGACCCGGGCCCGCCAGGAAAGCTGGGGCGCCAGCCTCCGCTGGAACCTGGCGCCGACCCTCCTGCTGGAGAACACCCTCCAGGTCCTGTCGGGCAGCACGGGCGATCCCAGCGGCCCCCTGCGCCAGCAGACAGACCGCGACTTCCGGCGCGTGGAGGACCAGCTCACCCTGCACTGGACCCCCTCGAGCGCCTTCCGCCTCTCCGGCCGCCTCGAAGGCCGCGAAGACACCAGCCACGCCAAGAACTACTACGACCCCTCCACCTACGCCGCCGTGCGCTACCGGGGCGAAGGCCGGGACCTGGCCGGGGCCCTCGAATCCCGCTGGACGATCGTGGAAGGCCTCGACTGGGTGGCCGGACTGCGCCGCGATGCGGGCCACCGGGACCTCACCCGCTACGACTCCCTGCTCCGCAGCCGGGCCGGCAGCGCCGAGGCCGGCACCTGGCGCACGGGCCTCAACTGGACCCTCGCCCCGGAGCTGCGCCTCTATGCCAGCGCGGGCCAGGGCTTCCGCATGCCCAGCACCACGGAGTTCGCCCTCAACGCCCAGGCCGAAAATCAGGACGGGAGGACCTACCCCATCCTTCCTGAGCGCAGCCGCACCTTCCAGGTCGGCGCCACGGGGCAGCTCGCCGGTCACTGGGAGTACCGCCTGGAAGCCCAGCGCACCCGCATCTCCGATCTGCTGGCTTATGTCTACGACACCAGCTTCGCGTGGCCCGCCCTGTTCACCTCCCACTATGCGAACCAGGGCGCCATCCGCGCCCAGAGCCTCGAGGGCGCCCTCGGGTGGCGGGGCGGCACGGAGGTGGCCTGCGGCTGGGACTTGATCCTCCGCAGCCAGGAGACGCGCGACCTGGACCACAACACCGGGACCGACCGCTTCGGCCAGCAGAACACGGCCATCCTGCGGCACCCCTTCTTCACCGCCGCCATCTCCGCCTTCGCCCAGTCGAAGCGCTGGCGCGCCAGCTTCCGTCTGGATCGCGTGGGACCCCGCTACGACCTGAACGACACCACCTACCAGGTCATCTCCACCGGGAAGGCCTTCCGCGACCTCAGCCTGGGCCTCGCCCATGAACCGGTGAAGAACCTCACCCTGGCCCTGCGGGGTGAGCACCTGCTCCAGAAGAAGCAGACCGCCCAGGATTGGCTCAGCGGTCGCTACGATCAGGAGGGGGATGCCGCGCTGGTCTACGGCTTCCCCGCCCCGGGCCCCCGCTGGACCCTGGTCGCGACCTGGAGGTGGTGA
- a CDS encoding ABC transporter substrate-binding protein, protein MSRSSVPRLLTLLLLLALPLLAAHPQRVVSQAVGTDELLLALADPGQIAALSHIGRDGRFSVVANEAKRFPSLKDSDAESVLRFRPDLVLAASFTRPETLALLRRAGVRLVVLDRFDTLEDVYASLRILGRELGQEARAEALIASCRGRVEALAARLKGVRPVRVLTAGAYPFTSGTGTTFQDFCDHAGALNVAAEAGLKGHAPTPSEKLLTWNPEVLVVSGDRPDGADIRARLAEIPHYRALAAFRAGRFAVIPGALMSSVSHHRIEAYERLARALHPERFR, encoded by the coding sequence ATGTCCCGCTCGTCCGTCCCGCGCCTTCTCACCCTCCTCCTGCTGCTCGCCCTGCCGCTGCTGGCGGCGCATCCCCAGCGGGTGGTGAGCCAGGCCGTGGGCACGGACGAGCTGCTGCTGGCCCTGGCGGACCCCGGCCAGATCGCCGCCCTGAGCCACATCGGCCGGGATGGCCGGTTCAGCGTCGTGGCCAACGAGGCGAAGCGGTTCCCATCGCTGAAGGACAGCGACGCGGAAAGCGTGCTGCGCTTCCGTCCCGACCTCGTGCTGGCCGCCAGCTTCACCCGCCCCGAGACCCTGGCCCTGCTCCGGCGGGCCGGGGTCCGGCTGGTGGTCCTGGACCGCTTCGACACGCTGGAGGATGTCTACGCCAGCCTCCGGATCCTGGGCCGCGAGCTGGGCCAGGAGGCGCGTGCCGAGGCCCTCATCGCCAGCTGCCGTGGGCGTGTCGAGGCCCTGGCCGCCCGGCTGAAGGGCGTCCGTCCCGTGCGTGTGCTCACCGCCGGGGCCTATCCCTTCACCTCGGGCACCGGCACCACCTTCCAGGACTTCTGCGATCACGCCGGCGCCTTGAATGTGGCGGCGGAGGCCGGGCTCAAGGGGCACGCGCCGACGCCCTCCGAAAAGCTGCTCACCTGGAACCCCGAGGTCCTGGTCGTCTCCGGCGACCGGCCGGACGGAGCCGACATCCGCGCGCGCCTCGCGGAGATCCCCCACTACCGGGCCCTGGCCGCCTTCCGGGCCGGGCGCTTCGCGGTGATCCCGGGGGCCCTCATGTCCTCCGTGTCCCATCACCGCATCGAAGCCTATGAACGGTTGGCCAGGGCCCTGCATCCCGAGCGGTTCCGGTGA